TCAGCTCGATGTCGTGGATGTGCACCGCGAGGGTGTCGCCCGGCATCGCGCCCTCGACGTACACCGGGCCGGTCACCGGGTTGATCGGTGCCTGCAGCTGGGCCAGGTCGTGGTGCCGGTCGAGTTCGGCGTACACGGCGTCGGTCGTCTCGAAGCCGATCGTCTCGCCGGTGCCCGGGGTGATGCGGAGCACGGGCTCGCGTGCCGGGTCGAACCCGGGGACGCCGAGGGTGTTCGGCAGGTGGTGGTCGGGGGTCATGCGTGGTCTCCTTCCGAGCCGACCTCGGTCGACCGTCCCGTCGCACGGTAGTAGAGGAACACGATCGCACCGACGACCAGCCACACGATGCCGCCGACCTTGGCCTCGACCGCGGCGTTGAGCAGCACGTACCCGATGATCAGGAAGCCGATGAGCGGCACGACCAGGTGCAGCAGCCAGTTGCGCGACTTCCCCTTCACGACGTGGTGCACGAACACCGACACGTGCAGGAGCATGAAGCCGAACAGGGCACCGAAGTTGACCAGGGACGAGATCGTGTCGATCTGCCCGACGAAGAACAGCACGAGGATCGCGGACAGCACCGAGACGACGATGATCGCGTTCTGTGGGACCTGTCGGCCGTTCAGCTTGTGCAGGAACGCGGGGAGCTGCCGGTCGCGGCTCATCGAGAAGAGCAGGCGGCTCGTGGCGGCCTGCGCGGCCATGGCGTTGGCGATGCCGACGGCCAGGACGTTCACCGCGAAGAACGCCGTCGCCCACCCGCTCGACGAGGCCTGTTCGACGATCGAGAAGAAGGCGTTGCCGACCTCGCTGTCCGGGAACGCGTCCCGGTCGGCGGCCAGCGCGGAGGCGAGCCAGGTCTGCAGGACGAACAGGAACGCGACGATCACGAGCGCCAGGATCATCGCGAGGCCGGCGCCCCCGCGGCGGCCGGTGGACTCCTCGGACAGGGTCGAGATGCCGTCGAAGCCGAGGAAGCTCAGCACCGCGATGGACAGGGCGCTCGCGATGAGCGGCGCGGAGACCTTCGCCGGGTCCCACACCTGGTCGGTCGAGAACGAGGCTCCGGGCACGGTGCCGCCGGTGAGGGCGACGATCGCGATGACGACGAAGATCGCGACGAACACGAGCTCGATGAGCAGGAAGATGCGGTTCGCGAGCTTGAGCGACGAGACGCCGAGCAGGTTGATGACGGTGTTGATCGCGACGAAGAGCAGCGCCCACAGCCAGCGGGGCGTGCCCGGGAAGATCCCGACCATGCTCTCCGCGGCGAACACGTAGAGCAGCGTCGGGACGAGCAGGTAGTCGAGCAGGATCGCCCAGCCGGCGAAGAACCCGGCGGCGGGGTGGATGCCGCGGCCGACGTACGAGAACACGCTGCCCGCGAGCGGGATGGACTTCGCCATCTGCGCGTACGCGAGCGCCGTGAAGATCATCGCCACGAGACCGACGAGGTAGACGAGCGGCACCATGCCGCTCGACGCGTTGTAGACGGTGCCGAAGATCGCCCAGGGGGCGATCGGCACCATGAACGACGAGCCCGTAGACGAGCAGGTCGGTGGTGGACACGGAGCGATTGAGCTCCTGCTTGTAGCCGTAGGCCTCGAGCTGCTGCTGTGCGGAGAGCTCGCTGTGCTGCTGCGACATGACGGTTCCGTTCGGGGAGACGGTGCGTGGGTGGGGGGAGCCGGACGGGAGGATCGTGGCGGGGTGGTGCCGCGCCTCCCGTC
The Curtobacterium citreum genome window above contains:
- a CDS encoding APC family permease translates to MVPIAPWAIFGTVYNASSGMVPLVYLVGLVAMIFTALAYAQMAKSIPLAGSVFSYVGRGIHPAAGFFAGWAILLDYLLVPTLLYVFAAESMVGIFPGTPRWLWALLFVAINTVINLLGVSSLKLANRIFLLIELVFVAIFVVIAIVALTGGTVPGASFSTDQVWDPAKVSAPLIASALSIAVLSFLGFDGISTLSEESTGRRGGAGLAMILALVIVAFLFVLQTWLASALAADRDAFPDSEVGNAFFSIVEQASSSGWATAFFAVNVLAVGIANAMAAQAATSRLLFSMSRDRQLPAFLHKLNGRQVPQNAIIVVSVLSAILVLFFVGQIDTISSLVNFGALFGFMLLHVSVFVHHVVKGKSRNWLLHLVVPLIGFLIIGYVLLNAAVEAKVGGIVWLVVGAIVFLYYRATGRSTEVGSEGDHA